The following coding sequences lie in one Microtus ochrogaster isolate Prairie Vole_2 chromosome 6, MicOch1.0, whole genome shotgun sequence genomic window:
- the Cnih4 gene encoding protein cornichon homolog 4 produces the protein MEAVVFLFSLLDCCALIFLSVYFIITLSDLECDYINARSCCSKLNKWVIPEVIGHALVTVLMLVSLHWFIFLLNLPVAIWNIYRFIMVPSGNMGVFDPTEIHNRGQLKSHMKEAMIKLGFYLLCFFMYLYSMILALIND, from the exons ATGGAGGCGGTGGTGTTCCTCTTCTCGCTCCTAGACTGTTGCGCGCTTATCTTCCTCTCTGTCTACTTC ATCATAACATTGTCTGATTTAGAATGTGATTACATTAATGCTAGATCATGTTGCTCAAAATTAAACAAG TGGGTGATACCAGAGGTGATTGGTCACGCCCTTGTCACTGTGCTCATGCTTGTTTCATTGCACTGGTTCATCTTCCTTCTCAACTTACCTGTTGCCATTTGGAATATATATAG GTTCATTATGGTGCCAAGTGGTAATATGGGAGTGTTTGATCCAACAGAAATACACAATCGGGGGCAGTTAAAGTCACACATGAAAGAAGCCATGATCAAGCTTGGTTTCTACCTGCTCTGTTTCTTTATGTATCTCTACAG TATGATTCTAGCTTTGATAAATGACTGA